In a single window of the Anaerotruncus rubiinfantis genome:
- the pfkB gene encoding 1-phosphofructokinase produces MIYTITFNPSLDYFVRVPQLRLGLVNRAEHEALYPGGKGVNVSIVLSHLGIESRTLGFKAGFTGQKIDEMLRSCGCKTDFIQLPDGASRINVKLESDQETDINGQGPRILPEAIDALMEKLDVMRRGDILVLAGSIPNTLPEDIYQKILARLSGRQILAVVDATGKLLQNVLEYRPFLIKPNHHELGELFGVQISDADVVAVYAEKLQARGARNVLVSMGGGGAVLLDETGRVHKSAAPKGEVRGAVGAGDSMVAGFLAGYLRAGDYEKAFKLGLAAGSASAFSEWLATGEEIRKLLDNGF; encoded by the coding sequence ATGATTTATACGATCACCTTCAATCCATCGCTCGATTACTTTGTGCGGGTTCCACAGCTCCGCCTTGGGCTGGTCAACCGCGCCGAGCATGAAGCGCTTTACCCCGGCGGAAAAGGCGTCAACGTTTCGATCGTCCTTTCTCATCTTGGCATTGAGAGCCGGACGCTGGGGTTTAAAGCGGGCTTCACCGGGCAGAAGATCGACGAAATGCTTCGATCCTGTGGTTGCAAGACCGATTTTATCCAGTTGCCGGACGGTGCTTCTCGCATCAATGTGAAACTCGAATCCGACCAGGAGACCGACATCAATGGCCAGGGGCCCCGCATTTTGCCGGAAGCGATCGATGCGCTGATGGAAAAGCTCGATGTCATGCGCCGCGGAGACATCCTCGTGCTGGCGGGAAGTATTCCGAACACACTGCCGGAAGATATCTACCAGAAGATCCTGGCGCGACTTTCCGGGCGGCAGATTCTCGCGGTGGTGGACGCAACCGGGAAGCTTTTGCAGAACGTGCTGGAATACCGGCCGTTTCTTATTAAGCCGAATCATCATGAACTGGGCGAGCTGTTCGGCGTACAGATCTCGGATGCGGACGTGGTCGCTGTATACGCAGAAAAGCTGCAGGCGCGCGGCGCGCGCAATGTGCTCGTCTCGATGGGCGGCGGCGGCGCGGTTCTGCTGGATGAAACCGGCAGGGTTCATAAAAGCGCCGCGCCCAAAGGCGAGGTGCGCGGCGCGGTTGGCGCAGGCGACTCGATGGTGGCGGGGTTTTTGGCCGGCTACCTGCGCGCCGGCGACTATGAAAAGGCATTTAAACTGGGACTTGCCGCGGGGAGCGCTTCGGCCTTTTCCGAATGGCTGGCCACGGGCGAAGAGATACGAAAGCTGTTGGATAACGGGTTCTAA
- a CDS encoding PTS fructose transporter subunit IIABC, with translation MRITDLLRENGIELCGKAANKQEAVEQMVALMGKTGCVSDLETYKKAVFRREEEGTTGIGEGVAIPHAKTGAVKTPGLAAMVLPNGVDYDSLDGEPAYLIFLIAAPDTEENIHLDVLGRLSVLLMDDDFRKNLIHAKSVREFLSLIDAAEAEKFDEPKEESPKPAGSYRVLAVTACPTGIAHTYMAAESLEKTAQEMGISIKVETDGSGGAKNVLTDGEIASCECIIVAADKNVPMARFNGRPVIVTKVANGINKARELLEEATSGRVPPYHTDEKNEASAYGGEQESFGRQIYKHLMNGVSHMLPFVIGGGILIALAFLFDSILAPNGDPNNFGMNSPLAAFLKTVGGTAFNFMLPILAGFIALSIGDRPALAVGFVGGAIAVAGGSGFLGALLAGFIAGYLIAGMRRLFDKLPASMEGLKPILLYPVFGILIMGAICTYLINPPVSALNLWMSNSLENMGQASGLLLGAVLAGMMAVDMGGPFNKAAYVFGTASLLDAAGNSVTSPVMAAVMIGGMVPPIAIALCTTFFKSRFTRKERQSGLTNYIMGLSFITEGAIPFAASDPLRVIPACAAGSAVAGGLSMLFGCALPAPHGGIFVFAVVENWPMYLLSLAIGAAIGCLLLAVLKKPLPAQG, from the coding sequence ATGAGGATCACAGATCTGCTCAGGGAAAACGGCATCGAACTTTGCGGCAAAGCCGCCAATAAACAGGAAGCTGTGGAACAGATGGTTGCGCTGATGGGAAAAACCGGCTGCGTCAGCGACTTGGAAACCTATAAAAAAGCAGTTTTCCGACGTGAGGAGGAGGGCACAACCGGAATCGGGGAAGGCGTGGCCATCCCGCATGCCAAGACCGGGGCGGTAAAGACGCCGGGCCTTGCTGCAATGGTGCTGCCGAATGGGGTGGATTACGATTCGCTCGACGGCGAGCCCGCTTACCTCATCTTTTTGATCGCGGCACCGGACACCGAGGAGAATATCCATCTCGACGTGCTCGGAAGGCTTTCAGTCCTGCTGATGGACGACGATTTCCGTAAAAATCTGATCCATGCGAAATCGGTGCGGGAATTCCTTTCGCTTATCGACGCGGCGGAAGCCGAAAAGTTCGACGAGCCGAAAGAAGAATCCCCCAAACCGGCGGGAAGCTACCGCGTGCTCGCGGTGACCGCCTGCCCGACCGGCATTGCCCACACCTACATGGCGGCGGAGAGCCTTGAAAAGACCGCGCAGGAGATGGGAATCTCAATCAAGGTCGAAACGGATGGATCGGGCGGCGCAAAGAATGTGCTGACCGATGGGGAGATCGCCTCCTGTGAATGTATTATCGTCGCGGCGGACAAAAACGTGCCGATGGCGCGTTTTAATGGCCGCCCAGTCATTGTCACCAAAGTCGCCAACGGCATCAACAAGGCGCGTGAACTGCTTGAGGAAGCGACCAGCGGCAGGGTCCCGCCCTACCACACCGACGAGAAGAACGAGGCTTCCGCATACGGCGGCGAACAGGAGAGCTTTGGCCGCCAGATCTATAAACATCTGATGAACGGCGTTTCCCACATGCTGCCGTTCGTCATCGGCGGCGGCATCCTGATCGCGCTGGCGTTTCTTTTCGACAGCATCCTCGCCCCGAACGGTGACCCGAACAATTTCGGCATGAATTCTCCGCTTGCGGCTTTCCTCAAAACGGTCGGCGGTACCGCTTTTAACTTCATGCTGCCGATCCTCGCAGGCTTTATCGCACTGAGCATCGGAGACCGCCCAGCGCTGGCGGTTGGCTTTGTCGGCGGCGCGATCGCTGTCGCGGGCGGATCGGGATTTCTGGGTGCGCTGCTCGCGGGCTTTATCGCGGGCTATCTCATCGCCGGTATGCGCAGGCTGTTCGATAAGCTGCCGGCGAGCATGGAAGGACTCAAGCCGATCCTGCTTTACCCGGTGTTCGGCATCCTCATCATGGGTGCAATCTGCACCTACCTCATCAATCCGCCGGTTTCGGCGCTTAACCTTTGGATGAGCAATTCGCTTGAAAATATGGGGCAGGCCAGTGGGCTATTGCTGGGCGCGGTGCTCGCCGGGATGATGGCGGTTGATATGGGCGGCCCGTTCAACAAAGCCGCCTACGTCTTTGGCACCGCGTCGCTGCTGGACGCGGCGGGCAACTCGGTCACCTCCCCGGTTATGGCGGCGGTCATGATCGGCGGCATGGTCCCGCCGATCGCCATCGCGCTCTGCACCACCTTTTTCAAAAGCCGATTCACCAGGAAGGAACGCCAGTCAGGCCTGACAAACTATATCATGGGCCTTTCGTTCATCACCGAAGGCGCGATCCCGTTCGCGGCTTCCGACCCGCTGCGGGTCATCCCGGCCTGTGCGGCTGGTTCAGCTGTGGCTGGCGGACTTTCCATGCTTTTCGGCTGCGCGCTGCCCGCGCCGCACGGCGGTATTTTCGTTTTCGCGGTTGTGGAGAACTGGCCGATGTACCTGCTTTCACTGGCCATCGGCGCGGCCATAGGGTGCCTGCTGCTGGCGGTACTGAAAAAACCGCTTCCCGCACAGGGATAA
- a CDS encoding HPr family phosphocarrier protein, translated as MKTFTYTITDPEGIHARPAGLLVKEAGKFQSAVTLKKDGKSGDAKRIFAVMGLVAKKGDTLTVEVSGADEETAAQAIQAFLQENL; from the coding sequence ATGAAAACATTCACCTATACCATCACCGATCCTGAAGGCATCCACGCGCGTCCCGCTGGACTGCTTGTGAAGGAGGCCGGAAAGTTCCAGTCGGCGGTCACGCTGAAAAAAGACGGCAAATCTGGCGATGCGAAACGCATCTTCGCAGTGATGGGCTTGGTTGCCAAAAAAGGCGATACGCTGACTGTGGAAGTGAGCGGTGCGGACGAGGAAACCGCGGCACAGGCGATTCAGGCGTTTTTACAGGAGAACCTGTAA
- the ptsP gene encoding phosphoenolpyruvate--protein phosphotransferase, which produces MVTLNGKSVCGGVAIGKVAFYRRCGSGVVKRYHVQDAAAERARFEQAKAKAGAQLQALYEKALGEVGEANASIFEIHQMMLEDQDYCDSIANIIDTQQVNAEYAVAQTANNFAQMFAAMDDAYMQARAADVRDISERLMAILANAERAAFSAGGPVLVAAEDLAPSETIQMDKSKVLGFLTAQGSANSHTAILARTMNIPAVVDIGEMLTEEYDGKMAVVDGFTGVVYIDPDGETLAVMRQKQAREAERRQLLLELRGQENVTLDGQKVNLYANIGNVSDLALVLQNDAGGIGLFRSEFLYLENETFPTEEQQFTVYRQVAETMGGRRVIIRTLDIGADKKIGYFGLPEEENTAMGYRAIRICLSRPDIFKTQLRAICRASAYGKVAMMFPMITSVEEVREAKALVEEVKAQLRAAGVPFDEAMEMGIMIETPAAALISDLLAQEVDFFSIGTNDLTQYALAIDRQNQRLERFYNPHHRAVLRMIRFAAESAHAAGKWIGICGELGADPALTKTFLAMGIDELSVSPGAILGLRKLIRETDLSKDREAALRLV; this is translated from the coding sequence ATGGTCACATTAAATGGAAAAAGCGTATGCGGAGGCGTTGCCATTGGCAAGGTTGCATTTTACCGGCGGTGCGGCAGCGGCGTGGTCAAACGGTACCATGTGCAGGACGCCGCCGCCGAGCGCGCCCGCTTTGAGCAGGCGAAGGCGAAGGCTGGCGCGCAGCTCCAGGCGCTTTATGAGAAGGCGCTCGGGGAGGTGGGTGAAGCGAATGCCTCCATTTTTGAGATTCACCAGATGATGCTGGAGGATCAGGACTACTGCGACTCCATCGCCAATATCATTGACACCCAACAGGTGAATGCCGAATACGCGGTTGCGCAGACGGCGAATAATTTCGCGCAGATGTTCGCCGCGATGGACGACGCCTATATGCAGGCCCGCGCCGCCGATGTGCGCGATATTTCCGAACGGCTGATGGCAATCCTTGCCAATGCCGAACGCGCCGCCTTTTCTGCTGGCGGACCGGTCCTGGTAGCGGCCGAGGATCTCGCGCCGAGTGAAACGATCCAGATGGACAAATCGAAGGTGTTGGGGTTTCTGACGGCGCAGGGTTCGGCCAATTCCCACACTGCCATCCTCGCACGCACAATGAATATCCCAGCCGTTGTGGATATCGGGGAAATGCTTACGGAGGAATATGACGGCAAGATGGCCGTCGTGGACGGATTCACTGGTGTGGTCTATATCGACCCGGACGGAGAAACCCTTGCCGTAATGCGCCAAAAACAGGCGCGGGAAGCGGAGCGCCGCCAACTGCTTTTGGAGTTGCGTGGACAGGAGAACGTCACCCTGGATGGGCAGAAAGTGAACCTCTATGCAAACATCGGGAACGTTTCTGACTTGGCGCTTGTGCTCCAGAACGACGCGGGTGGAATTGGGCTGTTCCGCAGTGAGTTTCTCTATCTGGAGAACGAAACGTTTCCTACCGAGGAGCAGCAGTTTACGGTTTACCGTCAGGTGGCGGAAACAATGGGAGGCCGCCGGGTGATCATCCGGACACTTGACATCGGCGCGGACAAAAAAATCGGGTATTTTGGTCTCCCGGAAGAGGAAAATACCGCCATGGGTTACCGCGCGATCCGTATTTGCCTGTCCCGTCCGGACATTTTTAAAACCCAGCTGCGTGCCATCTGCCGCGCCTCCGCCTATGGGAAGGTTGCAATGATGTTCCCAATGATCACCTCGGTCGAAGAAGTACGGGAGGCCAAAGCGCTTGTGGAGGAAGTAAAGGCACAGCTGCGTGCGGCGGGCGTGCCGTTTGATGAGGCGATGGAGATGGGTATTATGATTGAAACTCCGGCCGCGGCGCTCATAAGCGATCTGCTTGCACAGGAGGTCGATTTCTTCAGCATTGGCACCAACGACCTCACCCAGTACGCGCTGGCGATTGACCGGCAGAATCAGCGGCTTGAGCGGTTCTACAATCCGCATCATAGAGCGGTTCTGCGGATGATCCGCTTTGCGGCCGAAAGCGCGCACGCCGCGGGCAAATGGATTGGTATCTGCGGGGAACTGGGCGCGGACCCAGCGCTTACAAAGACCTTCCTGGCGATGGGAATAGACGAATTGTCGGTTTCCCCGGGCGCGATCCTCGGCCTGCGCAAACTGATCCGGGAGACCGATCTTTCAAAAGATCGGGAAGCGGCGCTTCGTCTGGTGTGA
- a CDS encoding SLC13 family permease yields the protein MRKSFVKKCLIFFQNETVLVAAFLCAAISMLFIPPDAQYMGYIDLRVLCLLFCLMEVVAGFQECGLFIVLAQKLLSGRKRFRMLSFVLVTLPFFSSMLITNDVALITFVPFAILVLTMIDRTEYLIRIVALQTIAANLGSMATPVGNPQNLFLYAKFSIPASGFFAAMAPLTLLSLVALAAAALAVNGEIIEVHFPARQTIRSPGRLALFCGLFALCLLSVFHLLHYGLLLLIVLLALGFFARGLFRRADYGLLMTFACFFVFAGNIGRIGAVREFLAGILTKSAAATSILASQAISNVPAAVLLSGFTDDWRGLLVGTNIGGLGTLIASLASLISFQLYRKSAGARPFRYLAFFTAANLAGLLFLLLAARRFGML from the coding sequence ATGCGCAAAAGTTTTGTTAAAAAGTGCCTAATTTTCTTTCAAAATGAAACTGTTCTGGTGGCCGCCTTTCTCTGCGCGGCAATTTCCATGCTGTTTATACCGCCCGACGCACAGTACATGGGATACATAGACCTGCGGGTTCTCTGCCTGCTCTTTTGCTTGATGGAAGTGGTTGCGGGGTTCCAGGAATGTGGACTTTTCATTGTCCTCGCACAGAAACTTCTCTCCGGACGCAAACGGTTCCGGATGCTTTCGTTCGTGCTGGTGACGCTTCCATTTTTCTCTTCGATGCTCATCACCAACGACGTAGCGCTCATCACCTTCGTCCCCTTTGCTATCCTGGTGCTCACGATGATCGACCGCACCGAATACCTCATTCGGATCGTCGCGCTTCAGACCATCGCAGCCAATCTTGGCAGCATGGCCACGCCGGTCGGCAATCCACAGAACCTGTTCCTCTATGCGAAGTTTTCGATCCCGGCGTCCGGCTTTTTTGCGGCCATGGCGCCGCTCACCCTATTAAGCCTCGTCGCGCTCGCTGCCGCCGCGCTCGCTGTCAACGGTGAAATCATCGAAGTACACTTCCCCGCGCGGCAAACTATCCGCTCTCCCGGCAGGCTCGCGCTTTTCTGTGGACTTTTCGCACTCTGCCTGCTCTCTGTTTTCCATCTGCTGCATTACGGCCTGCTGCTGCTCATCGTACTGCTCGCGCTCGGCTTTTTTGCACGCGGGCTTTTCCGCCGCGCCGACTATGGCCTGCTCATGACATTCGCCTGTTTCTTTGTCTTTGCGGGAAATATCGGCCGGATCGGCGCGGTGCGGGAGTTCCTAGCCGGAATCCTCACAAAAAGCGCAGCCGCCACATCGATCCTGGCAAGTCAGGCAATCAGCAATGTGCCGGCCGCTGTACTGCTGTCCGGTTTTACCGATGATTGGCGCGGGCTGCTCGTTGGGACCAATATCGGCGGACTCGGCACACTCATCGCGTCACTCGCAAGCCTCATCTCCTTTCAGCTCTATCGGAAGTCCGCAGGTGCCCGGCCATTCCGGTATCTCGCCTTTTTCACTGCGGCGAATCTTGCCGGGCTGCTCTTTCTGCTGCTTGCCGCCCGCCGGTTCGGTATGCTTTAA
- a CDS encoding pyridoxamine 5'-phosphate oxidase family protein, giving the protein MDEVLKFLTRNPIFFFTTMDGDQPRVRPFGAVTKYEGKLYFITSNQKEVYRQLKINPKVEICGIDQNENWLRISGKAVMDTRPETVGHMLEEMPSLKNIYSVDDGIAEVFYLTDAEARFCTMGKEPRVVKL; this is encoded by the coding sequence ATGGATGAAGTCTTAAAATTTTTAACGAGAAATCCCATCTTTTTCTTTACAACAATGGATGGTGATCAGCCGCGTGTCCGTCCGTTCGGTGCGGTGACCAAATATGAGGGAAAACTCTATTTCATCACAAGCAACCAGAAGGAAGTCTATAGACAGCTCAAGATAAATCCCAAGGTGGAGATCTGCGGTATCGATCAGAATGAAAATTGGCTGCGTATTTCGGGCAAAGCGGTTATGGATACCCGTCCGGAAACGGTTGGACACATGCTGGAAGAAATGCCGTCGCTGAAAAACATCTATAGTGTGGACGATGGAATTGCCGAGGTGTTCTATCTCACGGATGCGGAGGCCCGTTTCTGCACAATGGGGAAAGAGCCGCGCGTCGTCAAGCTTTAA
- a CDS encoding alpha/beta hydrolase, with translation MYRSVELQVGKKLLRGCVRAPEGGGCFPTVIFYHGFTVDKVGMMRLHELFARECVKNGMACVRFDFYGCGESDGDFSEMTTSSEIEDAEAIYRWTCEQDFAIPDQVIPTGHSMGGLVVTQILPKVQPKGAVIWAPAYSMYYQASFRARTLVGPTDDGLGYDIGGMKLSKAYLEDVRKLDIPAGAAGYKNSILLIHGSEDEVIPIDCAYQFQDIYGDQMELHIVEGSNHQYSSLKWKQEVYDTSIAYLKKIFSM, from the coding sequence ATGTACAGAAGCGTTGAACTGCAAGTCGGCAAGAAGCTGCTGCGCGGCTGCGTGCGCGCGCCGGAGGGCGGCGGTTGTTTCCCCACCGTGATTTTTTACCATGGTTTCACAGTGGATAAGGTGGGTATGATGCGCCTGCACGAGCTCTTTGCCCGCGAATGCGTGAAAAATGGAATGGCCTGCGTGCGGTTCGATTTTTACGGCTGCGGCGAGAGCGACGGTGATTTCTCCGAGATGACCACTTCCTCTGAAATCGAGGACGCTGAAGCGATTTATCGCTGGACCTGTGAACAGGACTTCGCGATCCCCGACCAGGTGATCCCGACCGGACACAGCATGGGCGGCCTTGTGGTCACCCAGATTTTGCCGAAGGTACAGCCGAAAGGAGCCGTCATCTGGGCGCCCGCTTACAGCATGTATTATCAGGCGAGCTTTCGTGCGCGCACCCTGGTGGGACCGACTGACGACGGGCTTGGCTATGACATCGGCGGCATGAAGCTCTCGAAAGCTTATCTCGAAGATGTGCGCAAGCTCGACATCCCGGCGGGCGCGGCTGGCTACAAAAATTCCATCCTGCTGATCCATGGCTCCGAGGATGAAGTCATCCCGATTGACTGTGCGTATCAGTTCCAGGATATCTATGGCGACCAGATGGAACTTCACATTGTAGAGGGTTCAAATCACCAGTATTCCTCGCTCAAATGGAAGCAGGAGGTTTACGACACCTCCATCGCTTACCTCAAAAAAATCTTTTCCATGTAA
- a CDS encoding amidohydrolase family protein produces MRSDESLRQEFLAAMRECEVVDTHSHTRFPDRYYAEGPYDLFSLNSYFERDIVGLLGKDPYHGCSTDEEKWERLRTALYKGQNITYWRHNIVAFKKYFDFTDDDVTDENWKALNDSIRRKTADPNWYEAATRQAKIKTQVRNIPWFDDWFTAELVSATDEQIRAAKWQDKWDRRYFTGVLRMEYALFCYRIPMVEQLAAHTGTNIHDLHSLKVALDRLFDQYIANGAIGLKLAHAYFRTLDSQPVEESVATGLFDRALRGETLSADEIKQFQDHLIFYMGEMCRERDMLFQIHTGIQHCWADVRHANPLHLIPLLSAYPDVRFDIFHAGIPFIHEAGVLCKLFLNTYADMAWTYVISMAMSREVLSEYIDLVPGHRILGFGSDVKFPELIGGHLDMAFSCAADVLADKVQNDFLSKREAFSLIHKMFTENGTELYRL; encoded by the coding sequence ATGCGTTCTGATGAATCTCTGCGGCAGGAATTCCTTGCGGCGATGCGGGAATGCGAAGTTGTCGATACCCATTCCCACACCCGCTTCCCGGATCGCTATTACGCGGAAGGCCCATATGACCTATTCTCGCTGAACAGCTATTTTGAACGGGATATCGTGGGGCTGCTGGGCAAAGACCCCTATCACGGCTGCTCCACCGATGAGGAAAAATGGGAACGCCTGCGCACTGCTCTCTATAAGGGGCAGAACATCACTTATTGGCGGCACAATATTGTCGCATTCAAAAAATATTTTGATTTCACCGACGACGATGTGACCGACGAAAACTGGAAAGCGCTCAACGACTCCATTCGCCGCAAGACCGCCGATCCCAACTGGTATGAAGCCGCGACCCGTCAGGCAAAAATCAAGACGCAGGTCCGCAACATCCCCTGGTTCGACGACTGGTTCACGGCTGAGCTGGTCAGTGCGACCGACGAGCAGATCCGTGCCGCCAAGTGGCAGGACAAATGGGACCGCAGGTATTTCACCGGTGTCCTGCGCATGGAGTATGCGCTCTTCTGTTACCGGATTCCGATGGTGGAGCAACTTGCGGCGCACACCGGCACGAATATCCATGACCTGCATTCTCTGAAGGTTGCGCTCGATCGCCTGTTTGACCAGTATATCGCAAACGGGGCTATCGGTCTCAAGCTGGCGCACGCATACTTCCGCACGCTGGATTCCCAGCCGGTGGAGGAAAGCGTTGCGACGGGACTCTTTGACCGGGCGCTGCGCGGCGAAACGCTCAGCGCGGATGAGATCAAGCAGTTCCAGGATCACCTGATTTTCTATATGGGAGAAATGTGCCGCGAACGCGACATGCTCTTCCAGATCCATACCGGCATCCAGCACTGCTGGGCCGACGTCCGGCACGCCAATCCCCTGCACCTCATCCCGCTGCTTTCGGCTTATCCGGACGTCCGCTTCGACATTTTCCATGCCGGAATCCCCTTTATCCATGAGGCTGGCGTGCTCTGCAAGCTCTTCCTCAACACCTATGCGGACATGGCTTGGACCTATGTTATCAGCATGGCGATGTCCCGTGAGGTACTCAGCGAATACATCGATCTTGTGCCCGGACATCGGATCTTGGGCTTCGGATCGGATGTCAAGTTTCCCGAACTGATCGGCGGACATCTCGATATGGCGTTCTCCTGCGCGGCCGATGTGCTGGCGGACAAGGTGCAGAACGATTTTCTGAGCAAACGGGAGGCGTTCTCACTGATCCATAAGATGTTCACTGAAAACGGCACTGAACTTTACCGGCTGTAA